Proteins encoded by one window of Passer domesticus isolate bPasDom1 chromosome 10, bPasDom1.hap1, whole genome shotgun sequence:
- the CSRNP3 gene encoding cysteine/serine-rich nuclear protein 3 isoform X3 — translation MSGILKRKFEEVDGSSPCSSVRESDDDISSSESADSGDSVNPSTSNHFTPSSILKREKRKRTKNVHFNCVTVYYFTRRQGFTSVPSQGGSTLGMSTRHNSVRQYTLGEFAMEQERLHREMLREHLREEKLNSLKLKMTKNGTVESEEANTLTLDDISDDDIDLDNTEVDEYFFLQPLPTKKRRALLRASGVKKIDVEEKHELRAIRLSREDCGCDCRVFCDPETCTCSLAGIKCQVDRMSFPCGCTKEGCSNTAGRIEFNPIRVRTHFLHTIMKLELEKNREQQVPALNGCHTEISAHSSSMSPGPHPVEYSIAENFEIETEPPATVMHSQSAEDLDCPGEEEEEEDGSSFCSGVTDSSTQSLAPSESDDDEEEEEDEEEDEEEEKADDFVESMSSHADMVPLPSVLCYSDGTAVHENHSKNASYYTNSSTLYYQIENHVAGTANQMGETYSERDAVKNGSLSLVPYNMTSEQFVDYTRPSEETFSSPHYPSANPSVIVCCSSSEGDGSAPCNSLYTEHRPSHPPVEFHSYLKGPSQDGFVSALNGDSHVQEHPAENSLNLPEKSRLHEECIKSPVVETVPV, via the exons CGTCTTCAATCCTGAAGAGAGAGAAGCGGAAGAGAACAAAGAATGTCCACTTTAACTGTGTTACTGTGTATTACTTCACGAGAAGGCAAGGCTTCACCAGTGTTCCCAGCCAAGGAGGAAGCACGCTGGGAATGTCCACTCGGCACAACAGCGTGCGCCAGTATACCCTGGGGGAGTTTGCCATGGAGCAGGAGAGGCTCCACCGAGAGATGCTGAGAGAGCATCTAAGGGAGGAAAAACTCAATTCTCTAAAGTTAAAG ATGACAAAGAACGGTACGGTGGAATCTGAGGAAGCCAATACACTGACTCTGGATGACATTTCTGATGATGACATTGATCTAGACAACACTGAAGTAGATGAGTACTTCTTTCTCCAACCCCTGCCTACAAAAAAGCGGCGGGCATTGCTGCGAGCTTCTGGAGTGAAGAAGATCGACGTGGAAGAAAAGCACGAGCTGCGAGCCATCCGCCTGTCCAGAGAGGATTGTGGCTGTGACTGCCGTGTGTTCTGTGACCCAGAAACTTGCACCTGCAGTCTTGCAGGCATAAAATGTCAG gtGGATCGTATGTCTTTTCCATGCGGTTGCACTAAAGAAGGGTGTAGCAATACAGCAGGTAGAATCGAATTTAACCCTATCCGTGTACGGACTCACTTCTTGCACACGATAATGAAACTTGAATTGGAGAAAAATAGAGAGCAGCAAGTTCCAGCACTCAATGGCTGTCACACTGAGATAAGTGCACACAGTAGTTCCATGAGTCCAGGACCCCATCCAGTTGAATATTCGATTGCAGAAAACTTTGAGATTGAAACTGAACCCCCGGCTACAGTTATGCATTCCCAGTCAGCTGAGGACTTGGACTGCccaggggaagaggaggaagaggaagatgggAGTAGCTTTTGTAGTGGAGTTACAGATTCTAGTACCCAGAGTTTAGCCCCTAGTGAATCAGATGAtgatgaagaggaagaggaagatgaggaggaagatgaggaggaagaaaaagcagatgATTTTGTAGAAAGTATGAGCTCCCATGCTGATATGGTGCCTCTTCCTTCTGTCCTTTGCTACTCTGATGGAACTGCTGTGCATGAAAACCACTCTAAAAATGCCTCATACTATACTAACTCTTCAACTCTGTATTACCAAATAGAGAACCACGTTGCTGGCACTGCTAACCAGATGGGTGAGACTTACTCAGAAAGAGATGCTGTCAAGAACGGTAGTCTTTCTCTGGTGCCTTACAACATGACTTCAGAACAGTTTGTTGACTACACACGGCCATCAGAGGAAACTTTTAGCAGCCCTCATTACCCTTCTGCAAACCCCTCAGTGATTGTTTGCTGCTCATCTTCTGAAGGGGATGGCAGTGCTCCCTGTAACAGTTTATACACTGAGCATAGGCCAAGTCACCCACCAGTGGAATTTCACTCATACTTGAAAGGTCCTTCTCAAGATGGCTTTGTTTCAGCTTTGAATGGTGACAGTCATGTGCAGGAACACCCTGCTGAGAATTCACTAAACCTCCCAGAGAAGAGCAGACTGCACGAAGAGTGCATCAAATCACCAGTGGTAGAGACGGTGCctgtttaa